CTCCCTCCAATCTGGGTTATCGTTCGCCCCTTATCGACCTGCATAGTGTACGCCCCCCAAGAGCGTCGAAGGTCACGGTGTCTCCGACGAGCTCATTGAATGCCaatctcacattgcatgggacgatctaTGCAAGATAAAAAGAAATAACAAACACAATGCATTAGTGTAAATAGCAATAAAAAACAAAATTAATGAACTGTCCGAAGGTTCATATAAATTGTTACCGCTGCAAAAACAAAAGtaggctggaagtagatgccgaacagcaTGGCAATACAAAGGCTGGTCCGGCACCGTGACTTGCATAGTCGACACGGTGCTTCCTCCATTCTACATAGAACATATTGAACTCTAAGTTGAATTGTACGCTACCATAGTACAATACACGGTGCTTCCTCTCTTTTCCCTCGTACGGCTCAGATCCTACACTACGACATCCATCAATCTATCAAAGAACCATCATATCCATCAACAAATCATCTACCGCATGTATCAAATAAAATTTCTGGATCAGATCCGCGCCCGGAGGGAGACGCATGCGGTTTGGGAAGGGAAGAAGATTCGCGAGGGGGATGAGGGGAGATCTCACCTACTTGCCGGAGTTGGCGGCGGCCGCGCAGATCCGGCGGCGAAGAGATGCGTCGTCGggagctggcggcggcggcgcttgtCGAGAAGGGGACGAAGAAGTTGAAAATGATGTGGAGTACTAGGTGCACTTAGCCAAATGTGGTACATGTGGTGGCGCGTTTGTGTGGATGACAAGGGGACCCCACGTGTCGGTACCCATAGAAAATTTTTGGCATTTCCAACTGCCTCACGGGGATTAGAACCAGGGCCGTGCGGCTGTGAGGTAAAGGGTCTAGCCAGTTCGGCTGATGCAGAATGTTCGGCCGAACCAATTTGCCTTTCCTTAAGACATTTATCCAGACACAGACACACGAAAAAAAAACAATGCACCGAGGCTGTGCTCCATGTGTGGCATAAGTGGTCCTGTGAAGCTGCAACTAGGACCAATGTTGATATATGTTGTTATTAGCTAGGGTACCAACACTATTTATTAAGGAGACGCCCGTCGGACCACTGGGTTTTCGGAGCAACGGCATGTGGCGTTCACAACCGAATCTGAGGAGACGCCCGTCGAACCGTTGGGTTTCCCCAATAAAGGCACGAATGTCATGCAACGAAAACAATTCTAACAAGGACAGTCGCCCGAATCTATTAGGTTTCCGTAATAAACGCACAAACGTGACTCCGAGTAAGAACAAACTATGCCTCCGAGGGCTTGATGTCCATGCCTCTCCTTTTGACCGAGCCCACCGACTCATTCAGAATACAATCAGAAAACCCTTGTGCGTGACTCTACATAATAGCACGCCATGCCTTTGAGGGCTGTATGCCCGTGCTTGTGAACCTTGACACTGAAACATAGACAACCACGAACATCAACGCCTTTATCAAGAAAGAAGCGTGACACAATTCAGTACGGAACGGTGTCTGTATGGACTGCACGTCCGTGCTCTTAAATACAAGGAAATAAGCTTTTAAAAACAGCGTATCTCTTATAGGCCAATCCGTGCCTCGCAGAGTAAACGTCCGTGGCTGTGCGTAAGACAAAGGTTCATCTCCGTGGGCTAAACGCCCATGCATCTTCGTCTGATAGAGTCACAAGCTAGCGTGACTCTATGTAATACCACCGACCATGCCTTTGAGCGCTTCATGCCCGTGCCTGTGACTCGAAACACTAAATCAAGGATGAGGCGGCTGCTGCGGGTTTCCGCTATAAACGCACGAACGTGATCAAATGTAAAGCATAACCATGCCTGTCTGGGCTTCATGGTGGTGCCTGTGCTCGCGGACAGTTCAATGGATTCATTTGGAACACGTAGACAAACTAACGTGATTCTACACAATGGCACGCCGTAACTTTCAGGGACTCACGACCGTGCGAGCAATATACCAAACCAGGTCTCTCGAATAAGCCATTCCGTGCCTCTCTGAGTAAACAGTGGGTGTTCTCATCTGAACCAATTCTGCTGGGTCTCCGCAATTAAAGAACGAACGTGGCTGTGCGTAAGACAAAGCTTTGCCTTTGTGGGCTTAACGACCGTGCTTCTTCATCTGATCGAGTGGACGGAATCATTCGGAACACAAAGACAGGCGAGCGTGACTTTATATAATACAATACCATGCCTTTGAGGACTGTACGCCCGTGCCTGTGAACCTTAACAATGTGACACATACAACGACAAACCTCCATGCTTCTATCGAATAATATACGTAACATCAAGAAAAAGCGTGACCCATCTCAGTACGCAATTGTGTCAGTAGAGAGTTCATATCTTGTGAACTTTTATTAACAAGAGTTCGTGTCAATAATACCACCGACCATGCCTTTGAGCGTTTTATGCTCGTGCCTGTGACCTTAACACTAAACGCCCGTGCGTCTCCGTCTGATAGAGTCACAGGCTAGCGTGACTCTATGTAATACCACCGACTATGCCTTCCTGTGACccgaaacactgaaacaaagaAAGGCAGGAATGTCCACGCCTTCATGTGTGCACAAGAAATGACTCTAGTTGGTTCAAAAACTTTGGCTGCAGAGACTTCACGTCCGTGCTTTTAAAAACAACGTCCCTAGAACTGGCCATTACGTTAATGTTCATCTGTACCCATAAACTTGGAATGAACGTGACCCAGGAAAGTAAAACACATTTGTTATCAAAGTTACTGACGGCACGAGGTAACGGAAGACAAAATAAGAAACTTTTAGTGCACTACTTAACAGCTTCAGATACGAGGATCAGGGTCGCTGCTGTCTACTTAGTCTGGCGAGACTTCTTTTTGGTTGCTCAGCGTGAAGTTCATCGATCTGTTTCTTCATAACGTATGATTCCAGCTTCAGCTTATCGCGCTGAAGTTCGAGCTGCGCCTTCTCATCCATTAGAAGTGCAATGATGGCTTTGTTCCCTTCGTCCAACTTCGTGGATATCTTCACGAAGTCTTCCACAGTATTGAACAGGTTCTTCAGCTGGTCAAAGGAGAAGATGTCAGATTGATGGCAGGACGCACCCTCATCAACATTAGGATGAAGCTCACCACAATGATCCATGTTTCACAACTAAATCAAGTAgccaaaagaaagaaaaaacgaaTGAAGCCGAAGCAGAGCGAACTCACAGATGAGGAACCCTCACCAGCCGAGATCTTCTCCTGCGACTGGACATGGCGCTCTGGAGGAGTCTCCTTCTGCACAGCCGTGGCTGAGAGTGTCAGGATAGAGAACAGCAAGAGGAGTGGATGGCCTGGAGGCGGACAAAAGGATGAAGGGGatgtggctagggtttcgagacTCCGTCTGGCTTATTCACGTTTCACAACTAAACCAAGTAGCCGAAGGAAAGAAAAAACGAATGAAGCGGAAGCAGAGTGAACTTACAGATGAGGAACCCTCGTCAGCCTGGATCTCCTGCAGTGTCTGGACACTGGGTTCCGCAGTAGTCTCCTCCTGACCAGCCATGGCGGAGAGGGTCAGGATAGAGAGCAGCAAGAGGAATGAATGGCATGGCGGCGGGCAGAGGATGGAAGAGTGTGTGGCTAGGGTTTTGAAACTCCGTCTGTCCGCCATAAATAGCCGGAGCCTGGCCTCAGGCGACGAGCTAGAGCGGTGTCACCGGATGAGACGTCCGTCGGACCCTTGGGTTTCCGTGGCAGCGCCACGTGGAGTTCACACCCGAGTAGGTGGAGACGCCCGTCGAAACGTTGTGTTTCCGCAATCAACGCACAAACGTGGCTCCACGTAAAACACAAGCATGCCTCCCTCGACATCCCGACCGTGCCTGTGCTGGTAATATAGTCAACGGAtgcatttggaacacaaagagacacgaagGTGACTCTGGATAATTACATGACATGCGTTTGTGGGCTTGACAACCGTGCCTGTGACCTGAAACACTGACACGCGTAAAGGACAGTGACGCTACTAAACATATAAAGTCGCCTTCGTGCATTTGTGGGCATGACAACCGTGCCTGTGACCTGAAACACTGACACACAGAAAGTCGTCTTCATGCATTTGAGTTAAAATAATACAACGAAAACAATTCTAACAAGGACAGTCGCCCGAATCTGTTAGGTTTCTGAAATAAATGCACAAACGTGACTCCGAGTAAGAACAAACTATGCCTCCGAGGGCTTGACGTGCATGCCTCTCCTTTTGACCGAGCCCACTGACTCATTCGGAATACAATCAGAAAACCTTTGTGCGTGACTCTATATAATAGCACACCATGCCTTTGAGGGCTGTATGCCCGTGCTTGTGACCCTTGACACTGAAACACAGACAGCCACGAACGTCGACGCCTTTATCAAGAAAGAAGCGTGACACAATTCAGTACGGAACCGTGGCTGTATGGACTGCACGTCTGTGCTCTTAAATACAAGGAAATAAGCTTTTAAAAACAGCGTCTCTCTTATAGGCCAATCCGTGCCTCGCAGAGTAAACGTCCGTGGGTGTGCATAAGACAAAGGTTCATCTCCGTGGGCTAAACGCCCGTGCATCTTCGTCTGATAGAGTCACAGGCTAGCGTGACTCTATGTAATACCACCGACCATGCCTTTGGGCGCTTCATGCCCATGCCTGTGACCCGAAACACTGAATCAAGGATGAGGCGGCTGCTGCAGGTTTCCGCTATAAACGCACGAACGTGACGCCACGTAAAAAGCAAGCATGCCTATCTGGGCCGCCATACCGTGCCTCTCCTGGTGATAGAGTCAATGGAATCATTTTGAACGGATCCCTCCACTCTTCTGCCCTTCCCTCCCGTCCCCAGTTATGTTTTGACGGGTGTCTCCTCGTATTCAGGTGTGAACGCCATGTGGCAccgctccggaaacccaagggtccGACGGGCGTCCCCTCCGGCGACGCCGCTCTGGCTCGTCGCCCGAGGCCAGGCTCTGGCTATTTAAGGCGAACGGACGAcgtctcgaaaccctagacaCACCCTTTTCCTTGGTCTTTTCAGATCCACGCCACATATAGCAGCGCTCGCAGGCAGCGCGATCCCAGCAacggagacggagatggagatccACTCCGGTGCGCCATGCACCAAGAGGGCGAAGCTCGCGCCACCGGCGACGCCGTCCTCTGGTGGCTTGGCGGTAGCGGCTGGAAGCGACGAGGACCGCATCAGCGACCTCCCGGACGCCATCCTCGCTGAGGTCATCTCCCACCTCTCCACTAGGGAGGGCATCCGCACTCGGATTCTCGCACGTCGTTGGCGTCCTGTTTGGCCGACCGCTCCTCTGAATCTTGACTGCCGTGAGATCCCTGTCGCTCGTATTTTTAACACCCTAGAAACAGTTCATGTCGAGATCATCAGTAGGGTCTCTACCTACAGCGAGGAGCTTGCTCGTATACGATACATCGGAACTTGGCATCAGGGAAAAACAGTTCTTGGTGATGGTTCTTGCCTTCCAGAGTCCATCCTCTCCAGCCATGTGGGCGCACTTCTCCGCCTTTGTATACCGGCGTGCTACCTCCAATGCAGACCCTCTACTATCCACGCCTGGCTTGAGTCCCCCAGATTGAACAATCTCCAGGTGCTGGAGTTTTACTACCTGTTTCCACGATTTGTGAAAGAATCTGTCAAACTATCGCACACATGCTCTTCATTTACGCCCTCACTACCGAAGTCCGTCCTTCGGTTTTCCTGTTCTTTGCGCACTATGAGCTTCGCGTGTTGCCAGATACCAGACCATTATGTAGAGGAACTTGAACTACCACTGGTCAAGAGACTTTCACTTGTTGAGGTTGATATATCAGACTTCTCGTTGCAAAGCATGATCAACTCTAGTTGCCCTACACTCGAGTGCCTGCTGCTTGTTTGCAATAGAGAAAGGCATCGGATCACAATAAATTCCTCTAACCTTGTAAGCATCGGCATCCGTGGTGAGAAAGTAAAATTCATCATCGAGGATGCCCcctcacttcaaaggttgatccacGATCTCTAGAGCAATAACATGGAGGTATTCATCGTCTCTGCACCCAAACTGGAGACATTGGGCAAATTCAGGATCTCACTTGACTCCACAGGTCTTATGGTACTGACATTTCACAATAATTCCAGCTGCATTTCCTTGAGAAAGTAGTTTCATGTCATCTAACCTTTTGTTCTAATAATTTTATGTTTTGGCGACGGCCAGCCTATCTACAATGCGGCAATCTGTAAAAACCTTGTTTTTGGCCATGACTTATCAAGTGGACCTGGTCATTCACTTGCTTAAGTGCCTTCCAAATCTGGAGAACTTGTTTGTTCATGTGATGATTTTCACGCCCGATGAAAAGGTCATACCGTGCATAGTGGAGCACTCCTTGCATCTCAAAAAGCTTATCTCACATTTTGTTTGCAATGGATACACCCTATGTCTAGGCATGTTTTTTTATTATTAtacatacatccgtatctagGGAAATGTTCGACAAACTGATTGGGACGGGGGTCATGGAATTTATCGTTCATTttgtccttccgtagatcttgaGTATCTTTCAACCTTTATGTGTTTTCAGGGAGGAAACGTTCCTGATGGTGCAAGAAATTTTTGGCGTCGCTAGCACCGTGCGTTTCTCAAAGAACACACCATTCATTTAAAGCAGTAACGCTGGAAGATTATGAAAAAAGCGGGAAGAACACTGAGTTTGTGAGGTTCTTTATTCTGAATGCAACGGAGCTAGAGACCATGAGGATTAAGTTTCGCTTTCCCTCAGACTTCACGCAAGAATTTTACGAACAGCAacagaagttgttcctgtgggaGAATAAAGTTTCCAAATGCGCCCATCTCAAGTTATCAGCATGCTGCAATCATCTGTGCTTGGATTTGAAACACAGGCGTGTTGAATGCCTGGATTTGTCAGATCCATTCACTTGTGCGTGCTAGACACAGGGCTGTAGTTAGTTCCTCAAGCTAGTACAGTTAGATGTTGTTGCGCCAATCTGATTCTGTGTTATGTCTAAACGTGGCTGAAGCCTTTTGCACCGTTTTGTAAGCTTGTTATAACAATGCTTTTGTGCTATGCACCCGCTGTTCTGAAAATTTGATAGTTTTATGTCACTATCGTGATGCTACAAAAACATTCGTGTGCGGTCGTCGACCAGGGAACAAAAACATTTGTAAGAGAAGAGGCACTGCCTTGCCTGTTCTGCAAGGAACGTGCATCTAGTGCATGTAAACCAGTGCGTCTGCAGTGACCAGACGGCACTGCCTCCTTTCGTGGCAGACTGTACGTGCACATGGCCGTGGCTCTGCTTAATCTCAAACCGTGCTCCCAGCGACCTCAGACTGTACGTGCCTTTCGTGTAAACGCATGTCCGTGAACGAGTTTATGTCTGAGTACAAACAATCGAGTCGGCACTGGCGTGCGTCGGCTTCAGGAGTAAGCGCGACTCTGTAGATTGTAGATTTTATGTGTCAGTGCTAGTGCGGCACTCCTGTCTGACATAGGACCGTGCCTTTGACAAGTCAGTGCCACGTCACCAGAGGCATGGTTCCCCATGCCTGCCACAGCGACATCTGTGCCTTGCTAGATTACAGTAACCCATGTCTCGTGGAACGATCCAAGACGAAAGATTGCCGGATGCGCCCTCTTTGAAATATAAAAATATTCAGGAGATCAATATTTGATGTGTGTAGACCGTCACACACCCTCTGAAAGATTGCAAAAAATGAGATACATGCCTTTAGTCAAGTAACCATGTCCAAGCATAAACTTATACTAGACGAGTATCCCTTGCAACGTTTCAAAAGAAGGCAACTGTTAATGATCATTCTTCGAGGATAGCCTTGATCATCAGGAGGTCATCAGTGTTCGCAAACCCTTGCCCCAAAAGATCACAGATGACGCTTTGCATCTTCTTTCTATTCTCCTTCAGCTTATGCACCTCCTCCTTCAGAAAATCCATGTCCAGCTTAATCTCACCCTTGTCGTCCTTAAGATTATGAATGGCACTTGTAAGAGACCTCTGAATGAGCTTGACGTCTTTATCAATGATACCCATCTGCTTCTTCTGCCTGTCAATCTTCATGGTAGTTACATTAGTTCTTTCCACAGCTGCAACAAGATTCTCGAGCTTAAGGTTCACTTGTTCACTATCCATTTTAAGCCTGCTTATCTCTTCATCCTTTGCTTGCCTATCATCATTGCTCTCATCTAACATCCCCCAGAGCTTGAGTAGGCACCTCTGCATAATGATAGGCCATGGGCGGTCAACCCATTCGACGACTCCATAGTTCACGCCTCTCTGCGAACAAAAAAGgaacaaaataaacagagactattAATACACTGCTGCAGAAGCTCTGGAACATAATAAAGTTCACATATACTTGGTTTATAACCTCATTCAACTAACTATGAACCGTGTTTGTGcaatgtggcacttcaatggttaGGTACCCACAACACCAATTATGGTGCTTCGCCCACCCTGTCCGCGGAGTTATTT
The Aegilops tauschii subsp. strangulata cultivar AL8/78 chromosome 3, Aet v6.0, whole genome shotgun sequence genome window above contains:
- the LOC109738635 gene encoding F-box/FBD/LRR-repeat protein At1g16930-like, yielding MAERVRIESSKRNEWHGGGQRMEESTPHIAALAGSAIPATETEMEIHSGAPCTKRAKLAPPATPSSGGLAVAAGSDEDRISDLPDAILAEVISHLSTREGIRTRILARRWRPVWPTAPLNLDCREIPVARIFNTLETVHVEIISRVSTYSEELARIRYIGTWHQGKTVLGDGSCLPESILSSHVGALLRLCIPACYLQCRPSTIHAWLESPRLNNLQIPDHYVEELELPLVKRLSLVEVDISDFSLQSMINSSCPTLECLLLVCNRERHRITINSSNLVSIGIRGEKVKFIIEDAPSLQRLIHDL